CGAGCCATGTCCAGAGCGCGCCCGCGATGAGGGAGGCGGGGAAGAGGCCGATCCCCACCAGGGTTCCGTGCAGGCCCATGGCCGTGGCACGAAGCTCGCGGGGCGCGAGGTCGGTCACGAGCGCCTTTTCGACTCCGTCGGTGAAGCCGCTGTAGAGACCGTAGAGCGCGAAGAGCGCCCAGATCAGCCACGAATGCCCGAGACCGTCCAGGAGGGCGAAGCCCAGGTAGACGAGCCCGTAGAAGAGATAGCCCGCCACGAGGAGCGCCTTGCGGCCGATGCGGTCCGACAGGCGGCCGACCGGATAGGACGACAGCGCGTAGCTCACGTTGTAGGCGCCGTAGAGGAGGATGGCGGCCGCGGCGCTCATGCCCAGGTCCTGGGCCCGAAGCAGGAGGAAGGCGTTGGACGAATTGCCGAGAGTGAAGAGGAGCGTGATCAGCAGGAAGAGCCGAAGGCGTCCCGGCAGCGCGCTCCAGCTGAGTCGAGGTGGGGTGACACGCGGCCCCTCGTGCCTGGGCTCGCGCACGGCCAGGAGCATCAGGAGACCAGCCGCGGCGGGGAGGAGGGCCCAGAGGAAGACGCGCGTGTACTCGCCCGGCATGCGGGTGAAGAACCAGTACCCGAGCGCCACTCCGACGACCGCGCCCCAGGTGTCGAGCGTCCGGTGGAGGCCGAAGGCGCTGCCGCGCTTCTCGGGGTGCGCGCTGTCGGCGATCAGCGCGTCGCGCGGCGCCGTGCGTATCCCCTTGCCGAGCCGGTCCACGACCCGCGCCGCCAGCACCATGCCCCAGCCCGCGGCCAGCGCCAGCAGCAGCTTGCCTATCGCGCCCGCGCCGTAGCCGGCCATGGTGAGGCCTTTGCGCCTTCCGATCAGGTCGGAGATGAAGCCCGAAAAGACTTTGAGGAGGCTCGCCACGCTCTCGGCCAGGCCTTCGATAAGCCCCAGCACGGCCGGGCTCGCGCCGAGCGCGGCCGTGAGAAAGAAGGGCACGAGCGGGTAGACCATCTCGCTCGAGATGTCGGTGAGGAAGGAGGTCAGCCCGAGGAGGACGATGTTACGGATTGGCGCCTTCTCCGACCGCGCGGCGCACGGCCTCGCTCGTGATGGGCAGCTCGGTGAAGCGGTGTCCTGTCGCGTCCCTGACCGCGTTGGCGATGGCGGCGGGCGCGCCGACCACGGGCGGCTCGCCGACTCCCTTCGCGCCGAAGGGGCCCAGCTCTGACGGCACCTCCACGAGCACGGCGCGCACCGCGGCGACGGTCTCGCTCGCCGGCATGGCGTAGTCCATGAACGTTGCCGAGAGCAGCTGGCCGTGCGCGTCGTACGGCATCCGCTCGAGGAGGGCCCACCCGACCCCCTGGGCGGCGGCGCCCTGAATCTGGCCTTCGATGGCCGCGGGGTTGAGCGCGCGCCCTACGTCCTGGACCACGACCTGGTCGAGCACTCGCACGTGGCCGGTCTCCATATCCACCTCGACCTCGGCCAGATGTGCCGCGAAGGCGGGCGAGCGCGCGATGGTCGCCGTCGAGCCACGCCCGTACACGGGCTCGTACTTGCCCGCGAACTGCATCGACGCCTTGGCGAGCGCGGCGATGGGCACGGCTTTGGCCGGCGCGCCCCGGACCTGGATCGCCCGGTCGACCAGCTCTAGGTCCTCCACCGCCGCCTCGAGGTGACGCGCGGCGATGGCGAAGAGCTGCTGCCTCGCGTCGCGCGCGGCCTTCTCGACGGCCGCGCCGACGGTGTAGGTGATCTTGCTCCCGCCGCTCGAGCCGGCGTACGGCGCGGCCTCGGTGTCGGCGTTGACCACCCGGATGAGTCCCGTGTGAAGCCCGAAGGCCTCCGAGGCGATCTGCGCGAAGGCCGTGTTGGTACCGCTCATGTCCACCGTGCCCACGATGATGGACAGCGTGCCGTCGCGCTCGAGGCGGCAGACCGCGTTGGCCGGCTCGATGCCGCCCATCCAGCCGCCGATTGCGACCCCGACGCCACGCCTCAGCCGGGCATCGGATCCCGCGGACGCCTTCCGACGGTCGCGCTCCTCCTTGAGCCGCTCGAGGCAGGGGCGGAGCCCGATGCGCGGCCACTTGTTGCCGTTGGCCATGAGATCGCCCTCGGCCGACGCGTTGAGGAGCCTCAGGTCGAGCGGGTCCATGCCGAGCGCGCGGGCCATCTCGTCCATCTGGGATTCCAGCGCGAAGGCCGCCTGGACGGCGCCGGGAGCGCGGTAGGCGCCGTTGCCCGTCTTGTGGGTCAGCACCTCGTAGCCGCGGATGTCCATGTGGGGCAGGCGGTAGCAGCCGCCGAGCATCAAGCAGGCGATGCCGAGCGGCGCGCCCGCATAGGCGCCGGCGTCGAAGATGACCCGCGCCTGAAGGGCGGTCAGCCTGCCGTCCTTGGCGATGCCGGTCTTGAGCTCGAAGACGCTCGCGGGCGCGGGCGTCGTCGTCAGGAACTCCTCGGTGCGCGAGAGCACGAGGGAGACCGGGCGCCTGAGGGCGAGCGCCAACGCGGCGGCGAGAGGCTCGAGGAGGACGAACTTGCCGCCGAAGCCGCCGCCGAGCGGCGTCGCGACGATGCGCACTTGGTGCTCGGGCAGGCCCAGGGCCTCGGCGACTTCCGAGCGCGTGTAGAAGAGCGCCTGGGTGGTCGTCCACACGGTGACGTTGCCGAGCGCGTCCACCTGCGCCACGGCCGCGCGCGGCTCGAGGTAGCCCTGGTGGACGACGCTCGTGCGGTAGGTGCGCTCGATCACGACGTCCGCCTCGGCGAAGCCCTTGGCGACGTCGCCGCGCGTGAAGTGCTGGGTGCTCGCGATGTTGGGCCCGAGCGCTTCCGTGAGCGCCGCGCCGCCGCCGGCCGCGCCGTGCTGGCCCAGTAGGGCGTCATCGTCCTGGCCGCCAAGCTCGCTCACGAGCGGGGCGTCGGGCCGCATGGCCTCGAGCGCGTCGACCGCGGCGGGCAGGATCTCGTACTCGATCTCGACCAGCGCCGCGGCGTCCTCGGCGACGGCCTCGCTCTCGGCCACGACCGCGACCACGGGGTGCCCCACAAAGCGGACGGTGTCGAGCGCCAGAGGGCAGCGGTTGCGGTCTGACGGATCCTGCTTGGCGAGCGGCAGGTCGCGCCCGGTGAAGACCCCGACCACGCCGGGCAGGGCCCTGGCGGCGTGCGCGTTCACCTTGAGGATGCGCGCGTGGGCGTGGTGCGAGAGCACGAGGCGGGCGTGCAGCGCGCCCGCCTGAACGAGGTCCGCGGCGAAGCGCGTGAGGCCCGCCGCCTTCTCGCCGCCGTCCACGCGCGGGAGGGACTGGCCGATGCTGGACACAGGGGGCATGGTCTATCTCCGGTGCTCGGCGTCGATGGCCGAGAGATCTTCAGGGGTGAGCGTGAAGTCGAGCGCGCCCGCGTTCTCTCGGACGTGCTCGGGGCGCGTCGCCTTCGGGATGGCGAAGAGCGCCGGGCGATGGGTGAGGAAGTTGAGCGCGACCTGGCGCGGCGTCTTGCCCGATGCGCAGAGGGCTACCAAGGCGCGCATGGTGTCCTCGATGGGGTGCTGCCCGCTCCACCAGTGCAAGAGGTAGAGATCCACGTGGTCGGTACGCAGGCGCTTGAGCGAGCGCTCGCAGGCATCGAGCGTCCCCTTGTAGGACGCGTTCGAGGGCAGGACCTTGGTGGCGATGAAAACGCGGTCGCGCTGCCCCGCCACCGCTTCGGCGACGATCTCCTCGGCTTGGCCGTCGGCGTACATCTCGGCCGTGTCGATGTGGCTCAGGCCCAGCTCGATGCCGAGCCGGAGCGCGGCGATCTCGTCCTTTTTCAGG
Above is a genomic segment from Candidatus Rokuibacteriota bacterium containing:
- a CDS encoding aldo/keto reductase is translated as MLTRPFGPTGVPVSVIGQGTWHMGEDRRLKKDEIAALRLGIELGLSHIDTAEMYADGQAEEIVAEAVAGQRDRVFIATKVLPSNASYKGTLDACERSLKRLRTDHVDLYLLHWWSGQHPIEDTMRALVALCASGKTPRQVALNFLTHRPALFAIPKATRPEHVRENAGALDFTLTPEDLSAIDAEHRR
- a CDS encoding xanthine dehydrogenase family protein molybdopterin-binding subunit produces the protein MPPVSSIGQSLPRVDGGEKAAGLTRFAADLVQAGALHARLVLSHHAHARILKVNAHAARALPGVVGVFTGRDLPLAKQDPSDRNRCPLALDTVRFVGHPVVAVVAESEAVAEDAAALVEIEYEILPAAVDALEAMRPDAPLVSELGGQDDDALLGQHGAAGGGAALTEALGPNIASTQHFTRGDVAKGFAEADVVIERTYRTSVVHQGYLEPRAAVAQVDALGNVTVWTTTQALFYTRSEVAEALGLPEHQVRIVATPLGGGFGGKFVLLEPLAAALALALRRPVSLVLSRTEEFLTTTPAPASVFELKTGIAKDGRLTALQARVIFDAGAYAGAPLGIACLMLGGCYRLPHMDIRGYEVLTHKTGNGAYRAPGAVQAAFALESQMDEMARALGMDPLDLRLLNASAEGDLMANGNKWPRIGLRPCLERLKEERDRRKASAGSDARLRRGVGVAIGGWMGGIEPANAVCRLERDGTLSIIVGTVDMSGTNTAFAQIASEAFGLHTGLIRVVNADTEAAPYAGSSGGSKITYTVGAAVEKAARDARQQLFAIAARHLEAAVEDLELVDRAIQVRGAPAKAVPIAALAKASMQFAGKYEPVYGRGSTATIARSPAFAAHLAEVEVDMETGHVRVLDQVVVQDVGRALNPAAIEGQIQGAAAQGVGWALLERMPYDAHGQLLSATFMDYAMPASETVAAVRAVLVEVPSELGPFGAKGVGEPPVVGAPAAIANAVRDATGHRFTELPITSEAVRRAVGEGANP
- a CDS encoding MFS transporter, producing the protein MRNIVLLGLTSFLTDISSEMVYPLVPFFLTAALGASPAVLGLIEGLAESVASLLKVFSGFISDLIGRRKGLTMAGYGAGAIGKLLLALAAGWGMVLAARVVDRLGKGIRTAPRDALIADSAHPEKRGSAFGLHRTLDTWGAVVGVALGYWFFTRMPGEYTRVFLWALLPAAAGLLMLLAVREPRHEGPRVTPPRLSWSALPGRLRLFLLITLLFTLGNSSNAFLLLRAQDLGMSAAAAILLYGAYNVSYALSSYPVGRLSDRIGRKALLVAGYLFYGLVYLGFALLDGLGHSWLIWALFALYGLYSGFTDGVEKALVTDLAPRELRATAMGLHGTLVGIGLFPASLIAGALWTWLGPASPFYFGGGMGLLAALGLLLVL